One genomic window of Trichlorobacter lovleyi includes the following:
- a CDS encoding NlpC/P60 family protein → MTLRSIPLILFCHTITLLSAMAAELPGFAIADKPVPVFNTPQSAAPQAPQRKDRCGQVRQLEFIALPGTAFEVVAVPPGSPAVLQVRTNDYQAPPGTRLYVAADLLTPQPAAPPGRTPQRPEPSKIIQQLRSAVGLPYVWGGNLRSGVTVAGQLRFAGLDCSGLLYEATDGYTPRNTEQLVAFGSPVAIEGKDSHALLQLLRPLDLIVWKGHVVIVLDQKTVVESILNCGGARDGVVTIALEKRLEQLLKQRRPANSWPAGGAKSAYFVVRRWI, encoded by the coding sequence ATGACCCTACGGAGCATACCCCTGATACTGTTCTGTCACACCATTACGTTGCTATCGGCCATGGCTGCAGAACTGCCCGGCTTTGCCATTGCCGACAAACCGGTACCGGTGTTTAACACCCCTCAATCAGCCGCACCCCAGGCACCACAGCGAAAAGATCGCTGCGGTCAAGTGCGACAGCTTGAGTTTATCGCCCTGCCCGGCACGGCATTCGAGGTTGTGGCTGTTCCGCCCGGCAGTCCTGCGGTACTGCAGGTGCGCACCAACGACTATCAGGCCCCACCCGGCACCCGCCTGTATGTCGCTGCAGACCTGCTGACACCACAACCGGCTGCACCGCCCGGACGCACACCGCAGCGGCCTGAACCATCCAAGATCATTCAGCAGCTGCGGAGCGCCGTGGGTCTGCCCTATGTCTGGGGGGGGAATTTGCGCAGCGGCGTGACCGTGGCCGGCCAGTTGCGTTTTGCCGGGCTGGACTGCTCCGGCCTGCTATATGAAGCAACTGACGGCTATACGCCCCGCAATACGGAGCAACTGGTGGCATTCGGCAGCCCGGTTGCCATCGAAGGCAAGGACAGCCATGCGCTGCTGCAGTTGCTACGCCCCCTCGACCTGATCGTCTGGAAGGGGCATGTTGTCATTGTGCTGGATCAAAAAACAGTGGTGGAGAGCATCTTGAACTGCGGCGGGGCTCGGGACGGCGTTGTGACAATAGCGCTGGAAAAGCGGTTGGAACAGCTGCTGAAACAGCGCAGGCCGGCCAATAGCTGGCCTGCCGGTGGCGCTAAATCAGCATATTTTGTGGTGCGGAGGTGGATCTGA
- a CDS encoding uracil-DNA glycosylase, whose product MNRLHPQSMYASVREYLQGLEESGIDGLPLEELQQTGGRPWEPEQPQEPLQPAAPRSLDGLRQMIGDCQRCDLAQSRTNLVFGAGHERARLVFVGEAPGADEDRQGQPFVGEAGQVLTRLIEAMGLKRPQVYICNVLKCRPPANRNPHKDEINTCSPFLVQQLQIIKPEVIVALGTFATQTLLESKEPISRMRGQFHNWHGIPVMPTFHPSFLLRNKENKQHYWDVWSDMEQVLRRLKLPIPEKKKRA is encoded by the coding sequence ATGAACAGACTGCACCCCCAGAGCATGTACGCCTCGGTGCGAGAATATCTGCAGGGACTGGAAGAAAGTGGTATTGACGGGCTGCCGCTTGAGGAATTGCAGCAGACCGGCGGCAGGCCGTGGGAGCCTGAACAGCCGCAGGAACCGCTGCAGCCTGCCGCGCCCCGGAGCCTGGATGGACTGCGCCAGATGATTGGAGACTGCCAGCGCTGCGATCTTGCCCAGTCCCGCACCAATCTGGTGTTTGGTGCAGGCCATGAAAGGGCCCGTCTGGTGTTTGTGGGAGAGGCTCCCGGTGCAGATGAGGATCGGCAGGGGCAACCGTTCGTGGGTGAGGCCGGTCAGGTTCTGACCCGCCTGATTGAGGCGATGGGGCTAAAACGCCCCCAGGTCTACATCTGTAATGTGTTGAAGTGCCGTCCGCCTGCCAACCGCAACCCCCATAAGGACGAGATCAATACCTGTTCACCGTTTCTGGTGCAGCAGCTGCAGATCATCAAGCCGGAGGTGATTGTGGCCCTGGGCACCTTTGCCACCCAGACCCTGTTGGAGAGCAAGGAACCGATCTCCCGGATGCGGGGGCAGTTTCATAACTGGCACGGCATCCCGGTGATGCCGACCTTTCACCCCTCTTTTCTGCTGCGTAACAAGGAAAACAAACAGCATTACTGGGATGTCTGGAGTGATATGGAGCAGGTGCTGCGCAGGCTGAAGCTGCCGATCCCTGAAAAGAAAAAACGCGCCTAG